One Bartonella sp. TP genomic window carries:
- the cyoB gene encoding cytochrome o ubiquinol oxidase subunit I yields the protein MFGRLTDVNDKYAQPFYALMHVPIVLYTCIAIAVVGASVVAGVVLLGWWKPLWKNWITTVDHKRIGVMYIILAIVMLVRGFADALMMRTHQALALGSETAGYLPPDHFNQIFTAHGTIMIFFMATPLLFGIFNYIIPLQIGARDVAFPFANNLGFWITFSGAVLINISLAIGNFARVGWLAYPPLSDLAGSPDTGVDYYIWSLQLSGIATTMGAVNFIATIIKMRAPGMSMFKMPVFCWTAFVANILILIIYPVLTVALALLGADRYLGFNFFTTTGGANPMVWVNYAWIFGHPEVYVLVVPAFGMISEIVPVFSAKRLFGYTSMVWAVLVILLLSLIVWGHHFFTMGGGEIVNTFFGVATMVIAVPTGVKVFNWLFTIYKGRIRLEPPMLWALGMMFTFIGGGLTGVLLSIVPADWQFHNSLFLVAHFHHTIIGGAVFAYFGGLAYWFPKVFGKTPNRALGIASFWCWFIGFYVAFMPVYMLGLMGATRRLQHYTDPSWQPYFIVAAIGAGIILIGILCFVLQILEVVWYGIKHKGNLPIMENDPWRDSRTLEWSISSPPPAYNFAVIPQVMDEDAYWVMKRCGVKRQISGFSDIHMPANSGAGFVAGLILLALGFALVWHIWWLAILCLLGFIATIAAHSIYGNHDGYYIPAEEVQKTEDEFTSVLQAKGVEA from the coding sequence ATGTTTGGAAGACTTACAGATGTAAATGATAAATATGCGCAGCCATTTTATGCATTAATGCATGTACCGATTGTATTATACACCTGCATAGCAATTGCTGTGGTAGGTGCTAGTGTAGTGGCAGGTGTTGTTTTGTTGGGATGGTGGAAGCCATTATGGAAAAATTGGATAACTACAGTTGATCATAAGCGTATTGGCGTGATGTATATCATACTAGCCATAGTAATGCTGGTGCGTGGTTTTGCAGATGCTTTAATGATGCGTACACACCAAGCCTTGGCGTTGGGTAGTGAGACGGCTGGGTATTTGCCACCAGACCATTTTAATCAAATTTTTACAGCGCACGGAACCATAATGATATTTTTTATGGCAACACCTTTGTTGTTTGGTATATTCAATTATATAATTCCTTTGCAAATTGGTGCCCGCGATGTGGCTTTTCCTTTTGCAAATAATCTCGGTTTTTGGATAACTTTTTCTGGTGCTGTGCTTATCAATATTTCATTGGCTATTGGTAATTTTGCGCGCGTTGGTTGGTTAGCTTATCCCCCATTGTCTGACTTGGCGGGTAGCCCTGATACAGGTGTAGATTATTATATATGGTCGCTGCAGCTTTCTGGTATTGCTACTACTATGGGGGCCGTTAATTTTATTGCTACTATTATTAAAATGCGCGCTCCAGGCATGAGCATGTTTAAAATGCCAGTTTTTTGTTGGACAGCTTTTGTTGCTAATATTTTAATTTTAATAATATATCCAGTGCTTACTGTAGCGTTGGCTTTGCTGGGTGCTGACAGATATTTAGGTTTTAACTTTTTTACTACAACTGGGGGCGCTAACCCTATGGTCTGGGTTAATTATGCATGGATTTTTGGTCATCCGGAAGTTTATGTTTTGGTTGTTCCTGCTTTTGGTATGATCTCAGAAATCGTTCCAGTATTTTCAGCGAAGCGTTTGTTTGGCTATACATCTATGGTTTGGGCTGTGTTGGTAATTTTGTTGCTGTCACTAATAGTTTGGGGCCATCATTTCTTTACTATGGGCGGCGGTGAAATAGTAAATACTTTTTTTGGCGTAGCCACTATGGTAATAGCTGTGCCAACTGGTGTGAAAGTTTTTAATTGGTTATTTACCATATATAAAGGTCGTATTAGGCTGGAGCCGCCAATGCTTTGGGCTCTTGGCATGATGTTTACATTCATAGGCGGCGGTCTCACTGGGGTATTGCTGTCTATTGTTCCGGCCGATTGGCAGTTTCATAACTCCTTATTCCTTGTAGCGCATTTTCACCATACAATAATTGGTGGTGCTGTTTTTGCTTATTTTGGTGGTTTGGCATATTGGTTTCCAAAAGTATTTGGCAAAACGCCTAACCGCGCTTTAGGCATAGCTTCGTTTTGGTGTTGGTTTATTGGTTTTTATGTAGCCTTTATGCCAGTATATATGTTGGGGCTAATGGGGGCTACTCGTCGCTTGCAGCATTATACCGATCCTAGTTGGCAGCCATATTTTATTGTTGCCGCTATTGGGGCAGGTATAATCTTAATCGGTATATTATGTTTTGTTCTGCAGATATTAGAAGTGGTTTGGTATGGCATAAAACATAAGGGTAACTTGCCGATAATGGAAAATGATCCTTGGCGCGATTCCCGTACTTTGGAATGGTCGATTTCTTCGCCGCCTCCAGCCTATAATTTTGCGGTAATTCCACAAGTTATGGATGAAGATGCTTATTGGGTAATGAAGCGTTGCGGTGTAAAGCGCCAAATCAGTGGCTTTAGCGATATACATATGCCGGCCAATAGCGGTGCTGGATTTGTTGCTGGTTTAATATTATTAGCGCTTGGTTTTGCTTTAGTTTGGCATATATGGTGGCTTGCTATATTGTGTTTGCTTGGCTTTATTGCGACTATAGCTGCTCATTCTATTTATGGTAATCATGACGGTTATTATATACCAGCAGAAGAGGTGCAAAAAACAGAAGATGAATTTACTTCTGTACTTCAAGCAAAAGGAGTAGAGGCATGA
- the hslU gene encoding ATP-dependent protease ATPase subunit HslU, whose amino-acid sequence MSKNFTPQEIVNELDRYIIGQKDAKRAVAIALRNRWRRSKIQGALREEIMPKNILMIGPTGVGKTEIARRLAKLASAPFVKVEATKFTEIGYVGRDVEQIIRDLAEVAVNLVRAKRRSEVQAKARKNAYNKILDILTLKSTYDGRAELEQMLYNGDLDDTEIEIGLPQTNAANTNFSIPGMPGAQVGIMNLGDLLEKMGQKNKKKRKMLIKDAFKPLIEAEADNLIDNEKIIQEALAVAQNDGIVFIDEIDKIASIASGRSAGVSREGVQRDLLPLVEGTTVATKYGQIKTDHILFITSGAFHVAKPSDLLPELQGRLPIRVSLQDLSREDFRSILTQTEASLIKQYIALLATENLELEFAPDAIDAIADLAVSLNANVENIGARRLHTVLERVLEELSFTACEEAGKKVTITADYVNEKVTAIAQNSDLSRYIL is encoded by the coding sequence ATGTCAAAAAATTTTACTCCACAAGAAATCGTTAATGAATTAGACAGATATATTATTGGACAAAAAGACGCAAAACGCGCTGTAGCTATAGCCCTGCGTAATCGTTGGCGCCGCAGCAAAATCCAAGGCGCCCTACGCGAAGAGATAATGCCGAAAAATATTTTAATGATTGGACCCACTGGTGTTGGCAAAACAGAAATTGCTCGCCGGTTGGCAAAGCTAGCCTCTGCACCTTTTGTTAAGGTAGAAGCAACAAAATTTACTGAAATTGGTTATGTAGGTCGCGATGTAGAGCAAATTATTCGTGACCTGGCAGAAGTTGCTGTAAATCTAGTGCGAGCAAAGCGCCGGAGTGAAGTACAAGCAAAAGCACGTAAAAATGCCTATAATAAAATTTTAGACATCTTAACCTTAAAGAGCACTTATGATGGCCGAGCAGAGCTCGAACAAATGCTATATAATGGCGATCTTGATGACACAGAGATAGAAATAGGCCTACCGCAAACAAACGCGGCAAACACTAATTTCAGCATACCTGGCATGCCAGGAGCGCAAGTTGGAATTATGAATTTAGGTGACTTGCTAGAAAAAATGGGGCAAAAGAACAAAAAAAAACGTAAAATGCTGATCAAAGACGCCTTTAAACCGCTAATTGAAGCTGAAGCAGATAACCTAATAGACAATGAAAAAATTATACAAGAAGCGCTAGCCGTAGCACAAAATGACGGCATAGTATTTATAGACGAAATAGATAAAATAGCTAGCATCGCCAGCGGGCGCTCTGCTGGAGTATCCCGCGAAGGTGTACAGAGAGATTTATTGCCATTAGTTGAAGGCACCACTGTAGCCACAAAATATGGACAGATTAAAACCGACCATATTTTATTTATAACTTCTGGCGCTTTTCATGTCGCAAAACCAAGTGATTTATTACCAGAATTGCAAGGTAGGCTACCAATTAGAGTATCGCTACAGGACCTTTCGCGCGAAGATTTTCGCAGTATTCTTACCCAAACGGAAGCCAGTCTTATAAAGCAATATATAGCACTATTGGCAACAGAAAATTTAGAATTAGAATTTGCCCCAGATGCTATAGATGCAATTGCCGATTTAGCTGTATCACTAAATGCAAATGTAGAAAATATCGGCGCACGTCGGCTGCATACGGTTTTAGAACGGGTACTAGAAGAATTATCTTTTACGGCTTGTGAAGAAGCAGGTAAAAAAGTCACCATAACAGCAGATTATGTAAATGAAAAAGTAACCGCCATAGCACAAAACTCAGACCTCTCGCGCTATATATTATAG
- the cyoD gene encoding cytochrome o ubiquinol oxidase subunit IV: MNKQKTEHGVTISGYLLGFILAVLLTLLSFIPVLKDLFHQWTASSKIMYLLGLAIIQMLVQVFYFLHLNEGPDAKWNLGTFGFGVVCVTIIIGGTWWAIQHLNYNMMGGSGRIVTPPVINNMVTNTPHQVIIENKTTTIQTQQPAVPATKIEKITVTTTTTNNGPAAGR, translated from the coding sequence ATGAATAAGCAAAAAACAGAACATGGTGTAACTATATCCGGTTATTTACTGGGATTTATATTAGCGGTGCTATTAACACTGCTGTCCTTTATTCCGGTATTAAAGGATTTGTTTCATCAATGGACAGCAAGTAGTAAAATAATGTATTTGTTAGGCTTAGCAATAATACAAATGTTAGTACAGGTTTTTTATTTTTTGCATTTAAATGAAGGTCCAGACGCTAAATGGAACCTGGGTACTTTTGGTTTTGGCGTAGTTTGTGTTACGATAATTATAGGCGGTACTTGGTGGGCTATACAGCATTTAAATTATAATATGATGGGTGGCTCTGGTAGAATTGTAACGCCGCCAGTAATTAATAACATGGTAACGAATACACCGCATCAAGTAATAATTGAAAACAAAACTACAACAATTCAAACCCAGCAGCCAGCGGTGCCAGCTACAAAAATAGAAAAAATAACGGTTACCACTACCACCACGAATAATGGCCCTGCAGCTGGCCGATGA
- the cyoC gene encoding cytochrome o ubiquinol oxidase subunit III, which translates to MSSLVEKEEHHHEHDDSIMLFGFWVYILSDLILFATLFANFAVFASAYYGGPHGNSIIEGEKLFDLKFVMAETFLLLFSSITYGFAMVSAKQEMLNKVKLWLGITFVLGASFIAMELYEFHHLYKILHDPILNQSHLISAYFSAFFMLVGTHGLHVTTGLIWIALMFFQLGHVGLNHHNKTRLACLSIFWHFLDIIWIGVFTAVYLLGVL; encoded by the coding sequence ATGAGTAGCTTGGTAGAAAAAGAAGAGCACCACCACGAGCACGATGATTCTATAATGCTATTTGGGTTCTGGGTGTATATTTTATCCGACCTTATTTTGTTTGCCACTCTGTTTGCTAATTTTGCTGTATTTGCTTCGGCATATTATGGTGGACCGCATGGCAATAGCATAATAGAAGGCGAAAAGCTCTTTGATTTAAAATTTGTTATGGCTGAAACTTTTTTATTATTATTTTCTTCTATAACTTATGGTTTTGCTATGGTTAGTGCAAAGCAGGAAATGTTAAATAAGGTAAAATTATGGCTTGGCATAACTTTTGTTCTTGGCGCTTCTTTTATAGCTATGGAACTTTATGAGTTTCATCATTTATACAAAATCTTGCATGACCCAATATTAAATCAGTCGCATTTGATATCTGCCTATTTTTCTGCTTTTTTTATGTTAGTGGGCACGCATGGGCTGCACGTAACTACAGGTTTAATTTGGATAGCCCTAATGTTTTTTCAATTAGGCCATGTGGGGCTAAATCACCATAATAAAACGCGGCTGGCTTGCCTGTCTATCTTCTGGCATTTCCTAGATATTATTTGGATTGGTGTGTTTACAGCTGTTTATTTATTGGGAGTGCTGTAA